One window of Treponema denticola genomic DNA carries:
- the nrdD gene encoding anaerobic ribonucleoside-triphosphate reductase, whose translation MRDIEKVNAEIEEVKKELENVHGTGTEVYARIVGYYRSVRNWNKGKREEYNHRLMFSSENERIEKTLSGCDCPPISGSLNFSSSENLSEKKEQIA comes from the coding sequence ATGAGAGACATTGAAAAAGTCAATGCAGAAATTGAAGAGGTAAAAAAAGAACTTGAAAATGTTCATGGTACGGGAACCGAGGTTTATGCCAGAATTGTAGGCTACTACCGATCAGTCCGTAACTGGAACAAAGGAAAACGGGAAGAATATAACCACAGGCTTATGTTCTCTTCCGAAAACGAAAGGATTGAAAAAACTCTGTCCGGCTGTGATTGCCCGCCCATCAGCGGCTCCTTAAATTTTTCAAGTTCGGAAAACC